The DNA region CGTGGTTTACCTCTCTTTCCGCTTTGAGTGGAAATTTGCAGTTGCCGGCATCATTGCAAACTTACATGACATCGTGATTATTCTGGGCTTCTTTGCCTTCTTCCAGTGGGAGTTCTCGCTCTCCGTTCTGGCTGCGGTATTGGCTGTATTGGGCTATTCAGTAAACGAGTCAGTGGTGATCTTTGACCGTATTCGCGAAAACTTCCGTAAATACCGCAAGATGAATACCCGCGAAATTATTGATAACGCCATTACCAGCACCATCAGCCGTACTGTGATTACTCACGGCAGTACCGAGATGATGGTTTTAGCAATGTTGATTTTTGGTGGCCCAACCCTCTTTTACTTTGCTTTAGCGCTCACCATTGGTATTTTGTTTGGTATCTACTCTTCAGTATTCGTGGCAGCAGCTCTAGCTATGTGGCTTGGTGTGACGCGCGAAGATTTGGTGAAGGGTGATAAAAAGCCAGATGACGTTACGCGCAACGATGACCCCAACTTTGGGGCTCAGGTTTAATAATTTAACCTGAGTTAATTTAAATCCTCAAGGGCGGCCATAATCTTTTGGGTCGCACCTTGATGCTCGAGTGCATAAGACTTTGCAGCGTTCGACATCTTTGCTAGTTCAGCAGTATTTAAGAGCATCTCTTTTAAGGCTTCCACAATAGCATTGGGCTCACCCTGAATACGCTTAGCAGCACCCATCTCAATAGCATCAAGAGTGGCCTGCTGGAAGTTATAAGTATGCTCACCGAGTAAAACTGGACAGCCGGCAGCACAAGCTTCAATCAAGTTTTGGCCGCCAAAGGGAAGTAGGCTGCCACCCATGACTACCAAGTCAGCAGCACTGTAATACATTGGCATCTCACCCATGGAGTCTCCCAGAATCACATCTACGTTAGCATCATCCTTTGGCGTATCAATCCATTCTGTGCGGCATCGAAATGTCAGACCCGCATCCTCAATTTGATTGGCCACTTCAGAGAAGCGTTCAGGATGACGTGGAACTAAACAGAGCAATGGGGCAATCTCAAAAGTGTTGCCAAGCAAGAGGTCTTTCCAAGCCTTCAGAATGATTACCTCTTCACCATCACGAGTGCTAGCAGCGCAGACCATCAGTCGTTGTTTGCTATGAAGCTCTTGCTTCCAAGCTTTACCTTGCTGAACTAGGCTGGGGTCAAGCGGCACGTCAAACTTCAGGTTACCAACTATCTTGACTTGTTTTACGCCAAGACTACGATACCGATCAGCATCCAATTGCGTTTGAGCCAAGATACCTGAAAATGCTTGAAATAAGGATCTGCCTGCATCACCAAATCGCTTCACGCGACGAGCACTTCGTTCAGATAGACGTGCGTTTACTAAAAATAATGGCAGCCCAATTTCTGCGCAATAAAACACAATGGTTGGCCAAGCCTCGGTTTCCATAAACAAACCGAACTTCGGTTTAAATGTACGAATGAAATTAGCTACAGACCAGCAGAGATCATAGGGTAGATAGACTTGATGTAACTGGCCTGCGGCAATTGCCTTCTCGAATAGAGTGGCGCCAGTGCGGCGACCATTGAGTGTCATATGCGTCAACAGAATCGTCTCGCCACGGGCTAGATAAGCTTCCACCAAAGGTTGAGCCGCCCTTGTCTCACCAACAGATACCGCATGAATCCACACAGACCCCTGAGTAATCGTTTTGCCATAAGCAAAACCCAAACGCTCAGAGAAATGATTTAAATATTCAGAGGAGTGGCGTGTGCGCCAAGCCAGGCGAATAAATGCAAAAGGCAGCAGCAGATGCCAAAGCAGTTGGTAAACAGCGAACCAGATCTTGGGGCGAGCACCGTATTGCAAATCCTGCGGTGCAGGCCCAAGGCTTGGAGTCAAGCTCACTTTTTGAGACGTTCGGTCAATTCGACCGCCTTGCCTAAATAAGAAGATGGGGTCATCTCCAGTAACAGAGTTTTTGCATCATCTGGAATCTTCAGACTACGAATAAAGGTTTGTAAATCGGCCTGGTTGATACCTTTGCCGCGAGTGAGCTCTTTGAGTTGCTCATATGGATTCTCAATGCCGTAACGACGCATCACAGTTTGTACTGGCTCAGCCAATACTTCCCAGCACGCATCTAAGTCAGCGGCAATCGCTGCATGGTTGACTTCTAACTTACCCAAACCACGTAAGGCGCTGTCATAAGCTAAAACGCTGTGGCCAAAGGCCGGGCCCAGATTACGCAAGACAGTTGAATCAGTAAGGTCGCGCTGCCAGCGAGAAATCGGCAACTTCTCAGCCAGATGACGCAACAAGGCATTGGCTACGCCTAAGTTACCTTCAGAGTTTTCAAAGTCAATTGGGTTCACCTTATGCGGCATGGTTGAAGAACCAATCTCACCTACCTTAGTGCGCTGCTTAAAGTAACCAATCGAAATATACGCCCAGAAATCACGGTCCATATCCAATAAAATAGTGTTAGCGCGAGCAATTGCATCAAACAATTCAGCCATACCATCGTGTGGCTCAATCTGGATCGTATAAGGATTAAAGCTAAGGCCTAAGCGTTTCTCAACGACATTCTTAGAAAAGTTTTCCCAATCAAAATGAGGATAAGCGGATAAGTGAGCGTTGTAGTTACCCACTGCACCATTCATTTTTCCTAGGAGTGGAACTGCAGCAATCATCGCAATCGCACGCTCTAAACGTTTAGCAATATTGGCCAGCTCTTTACCCAATGTACTTGGGGAAGCTGGCTGACCATGGGTACGAGATAACAAAGGCACCCTTGCATTCTCAATTGCCAAATCGGTTAATACGGTAAGTACTTTTCTGAGTTGTGGCAACAGCACTTCATCGCGAGCGCCACGCAACATCAAACCATGCGAAGTATTGTTGATATCTTCAGAGGTGCATGCAAAGTGAATAAATTCACTGGCCTTCAATAGATCGGGGCGGCCGGCTACTTTTTCTTTTAAGAAATACTCTACCGCTTTGACATCGTGATTGGTGACTGCCTCGATATCCTTAATACGTTGCGCATCAGCATCAGAGAAATTTTCTGGCAAAGATAATAAGAAGGCTTCATCTGCAGCACTAATTTTTGGCACATCTGGTAGGCCCGCGGAGGCCAAAGCCAACAACCAATGAATCTCTACAAACACGCGCTGTCGCATAAATGCGGCTTCGGATAACCAAGGCCTCAAGGCATCCAACTTGCCGGCATAGCGACCATCTAAAGGGGATAGTGCATTAAGAGTAGAAATCGGCTGACTCACGAATATTGCCTTTACATTGATTGTTTCAATAAAACCTGATTTTAATCGCTCTTAGGAGCAATTCAGTTTGAATGGCATCGCTATAATTGATCCATGAAACTTATCGGATCCCTCACTAGCCCCTACGTACGCAAGGTGCGCATTGTTTTCTTAGAAAAAAAGGTAGATTTAGACCTAGAACTCGAGAATGTCTGGGCCGCAGACACCAAAATAGCCCTCAACAACCCCTTAGGCAAAGTGCCTTGCCTTCTTTTAGACGACGGTGAAGTCATCTACGATTCGCGTGTGATTGCTGAGTACGCTGATACATTGAGCCCGGTGGGCAAACTTATCCCGACAGGTAGTCGTGAGCGAGCTACCGTCAAAACTTGGGAAACCCTAGCTGACGGGGTACAAGATGCCGGAATTTTGGCTCGCTTAGAAGCGACCTTACGCCCACCTGAGCAGCAAAGTCCGGCTTGGATTGAGCGTCAAATGGGCAAAATTAATGCCTCTCTTGCCCAAATGTCCCGTGAATTAGGTGAAAACGCCTGGTGTCACAGCAATCAAATGACTTTGGCTGATATTGCTGTCGGCTGCGCCTTGGGTTATCTGCTGTTCCGCTTCCCCAATATCGCTTGGCAAGCGCAATACCCCAATTTAGATGCTTTGTATCAAAAGTTGATGCAAAGACCTTCTTTCGTAGAAACAGCCCCTCCAGCCGCCTAAATTAGGGCGCTAGCAGCTCAAAAGACTTAGGCGGAAATAATGCCGCCGCCTAAGCAAATATCTCCGTCGTACAAAACGGCAGACTGACCCGGAGTCACAGCCCATTGAGCTTGTGGAAAGGTCAACTCAAAACTCAAAGGTCTAGTAACTCCAGCAGTAAGCGTGCATGGTGAGTCTGCCTGACGATAGCGGGTTTTTGCAGAGTACTGCCCTGAAGTAGGTGCAACTCCAGCAACCCAACTAGCGTCAATTGTGGAAAGCTGATTGGCCAGTAGCCACGGATGCTCATGGCCCTGGGCGACATAGAGGGTGTTATTGGCTATATCTTTGCGTGCGACATACCAAGCATCTCCATTGCCGTCCTGGCTGCCGCCCAAACCAATGCCCTTGCGCTGTCCCAGGGTGAAAAAGGCAAGGCCCATATGCTCACCTACTGTTTTGCCTTCTGAGGTCTTAATGGGGCCAGGAGTGCGTGGAAGGTAGCGGTTTAAAAACTCGCGGAAAGGTCGCTCACCAATAAAACAAATCCCTGTAGAGTCTTTTTTAGCGGCATTATGCAAGCCGATTTGCTTGGCAATCTTGCGCACTTCCGTCTTTGGAATCTCCCCCAAAGGAAAAAGCACATTTGCCAATTGACTTTGGGTTAAGCGGTGCAAGAAATAGCTTTGGTCTTTACTGGCATCCAAGGCCTTCAAAAGCTGTACGCGACCACCCTCATGCCGAACCCGCGCATAGTGGCCGGTGGCTATAGCGTCTGCGCCCAAACTGATGGCGAGGTCTAAAAAGGCTTTGAACTTAATTTCTGCATTGCACAAAACATCTGGGTTAGGTGTCCTACCAGCAGCGTATTCGCGCAAAAACTCCGCGAAAACGCGCTCACGGTACTCAGCAGCAAAGTTGACAGCCTCGACATCAATCCCAATGAGGTCGGCCACAGACACCACATCAAGCCAATCCTGACGGGCAGAGCAATATTCATCGCTGTCGTCGTCTTCCCAGTTTTTCATGAAAAGGCCAATCACTTCATAGCCTTGCTGCTTGAGCATCCAGGCTGCAACAGACGAATCTACCCCTCCAGACATCCCAACCACGACTTTGGAGGGTTTTGAGGCAGGTATTGCGACAGAATTGAGGGGGATCATCAAAAAATGCGAGAATTCGTTATCAGCTAAAAAATCCATTGTAGAAGTCTTGCTCCAAATTTACGAGATTTGTCGCAAAACCAAATAAATGGCATTAAGGGTAAATAGATAGGTAGATTTTCACCTAACTAACTAAAATAGATTTTTTGAAAAATTTGCTTTTGGAGACATGCCATGCGCATAGGAGTACCGCTGGAAATCAGACACGGGGAAACTCGAGTTGCCGCCACACCGGAAACCGTTAAGAAACTGATTGGTCAAGGCCATACAGTTGTTATTCAAAAAGATGCGGGCGTTACAGCCAGCCAACCTGACTCTGCCTATGAAGCTGTTGGCGCGACGATTGGTAGCGCAGCAGATGCCTTTAGTGCGGAGATTGTTCTCAAGGTGCGCGCACCTGAAGCCGCCGAACTCAAGCAAATTCGATCTGGCAGTGTGCTAATTGGCATGCTTGATCCATTTGATAACGACAATATCGCTGCGATGGCCGCCCAAGGCGTGACTGCATTCTCATTAGAGGCTGCTCCACGTACTACTCGTGCACAAAGCATGGACGTCTTGTCTTCACAAGCCAACATCGCAGGTTACAAAGCGGTAATGGTTGCTGCTAATGAGTATCAGCGCTTTATGCCTATGCTGATGACTGCAGCCGGAACTGTTAAAGCAGCACGCGTGCTGATCTTGGGCGCCGGTGTTGCTGGCCTCCAAGCGATTGCCACTGCGAAGCGTTTAGGTGCTGTGATCGAAGCATCTGATGTGCGCCCTGCTGCTAAAGAGCAAATTGAATCTCTTGGTGCCAAGTTTGTTGACGTTCCTTACGAAACAGATGAAGAGCGCGAAATCGCTAAAGGTGTTGGTGGCTATGCGCGTCCAATGCCAGAAGCTTGGATGAAACGTCAAGCAGCACTAGTTGCAGAACGTGCTCAGCAAGCTGACATCGTCATCACAACCGCCTTAATTCCAGGTCGTAAGCCGCCCGTCTTATTGCACAGCGATACCGTTGCCAATATGAAACCCGGTTCGATCGTGATCGACTTAGCGGCTGGTCGTGGCGACAATGGATCAGGTAACTGTCCATTGACCCAAGAAGACAAGATTGTTGAGAAAAATGGTGTGAAGATTATTGGTTACAGCAATCTCGCCAGCATGGTTGCTGCAGATGCTTCTGCTTTGTATGCACGTAACTTGCTCGACTTCATGAAGTTAATCGTTGATCCAGAAGCGAAGTTAGTTATCCCAACCGATGACGACATCGTTACTGCTTGCCTCATGTGTCGTGACGGCCAGGCTATCCGTAAAAACTAATACAGAATATTTAAAGGAAACATCATGGATCTCGCTGCTTTTCAAAGCATCCTCACAGTCCAAAACATCACCGTGTTTGTTTTGGCTATTTTTGTTGGCTATCAAGTAGTTTGGAATGTCACTCCTGCATTGCACACTCCACTAATGGCAGTGACTAATGCTATCTCCGGAATCATTATTGTTGGTGCGTTACTGCAAACTGAAGTTATTGGTGGCGATGAGATCACTCTCACCAGCATCATTGGTGCAGTTGCCGTCTTCTTAGCGTCAATTAATATTTTTGGTGGCTTCATGGTCACCCGTCGCATGCTTGAAATGTTCAAGAAAAAAGCCCCTAAAGCTGATGCGACTGGAACTAAATAAAAACTAGAACAAGACCTATACAGAGACCACAATCATGTCAAACATAACCGCGATTTCCTACCTCATTTCATCGGTGCTTTTCATCCTCGCCTTGCGTGGATTGTCTTCACCCACCACATCACGTCAAGGCAATACCTTTGGCATGATCGGCATGTTGCTTGCCGTGATCACCACCTTCATGATTCCTGACTTTAAGCCAGTCTTCTCATTGATTATTGGCGCGATTGTTGCGGGTGCAATCATCGGAATACTTGCTGCTAAGCGTGTACAAATGACCAAGATGCCAGAGCTTGTTGCGCTGATGCACTCTTTTGTTGGCCTATCAGCTGTGTTGATTGCGATTGCAGCAGTATTTAATCCAGCCCAAGACCATACTGGCGCTCAAAAGATTGAACTCTTTATTGGTGCATTTATTGGTGCCATCACCTTTACTGCCTCAATCATCGCTTTCGGAAAATTGTCCGGTAAGGTTAGCGGTAAATCAGTGACCTTTGCTGGTCAGCACTTACTTAACCTCATTCTCGCAATTGCCATGGTTTCTGGTGGCGTCATGTACTTCATGACAGGTAGTCACGAAGCATTCTTAGTCATGTGTGCGATTGCCTTGGTGTTGGGTATCACTTTAATTATTCCAATTGGTGGCGCAGATATGCCAGTGGTTGTATCGATGCTCAACAGCTATTCTGGTTGGGCGGCTGCGGGTATTGGTTTTACTTTAAATAATCCCGTATTAATTATTGCTGGCGCTTGCGTTGGCTCATCTGGCGCAATTCTGTCTTACATTATGTGTAAAGCAATGAACCGCTCTATTCTCGCCGTATTACTTGGCGGCTTCGGTGCCGAAGCTTCTGCTGGTGGTGCTGATGATGGTGGTCCAAAGAACTACAAAACTGGTTCACCTGAAGATGCTGCTTTCCTCATGGAGAATGCCGACACAGTAGTGATTGTTCCTGGCTACGGCTTGGCAGTTGCCCGCGCTCAACACGCACTAAAAGAATTGACAGAGAAGTTGACTCATCATGGTGTGACCGTAAAGTATGCAATTCACCCAGTGGCAGGTCGCATGCCTGGTCACATGAACGTACTCTTGGCTGAAGCTGAAGTTCCATATGATCAAGTGTTTGAGATGGAAGATATCAATAGTGACTTTGGTCAAGCTGATGTGGTTCTAGTGCTTGGTGCAAACGACGTAGTAAACCCCGCTGCTCGTACGCCAGGCAGCCCAATCTTTGGCATGCCAATTTTGGAAGCCTATAAAGCCAAAACAATCATCGTTAACAAGCGCTCTATGGCTGCAGGTTATGCTGGCTTAGATAACGAACTCTTTTACATGGATAAAACGATGATGGTCTTCGGTGATGCGAAGAAGGTTGTGGAAGACATGGTGAAGTCGGTAAGTTAAATAGAAAATCTTTTCTATAAAAGACCGCCTTCGGGCGGTTTTTTTATTGCGTTAAGATATATACAGGCACCTCTTGAGCGCTAAAAATTATATTAATACGAGACAAAAAATGAAGATCAAAAAACGCTTACTTTTAGTAATGGGTTTAATTTGGATTGGATCTGCCCAAGCTCAAAATACCTACCCCAATAGACCGATTCAAATGATCATGCCCTTGCAAGCCGGAAGTGGTGTTGATATTTTGATGCGGCCCATCGCGCAAAAGATGAGTGAGAACTTGGGACAGGCAATTACGATTGAAAACCTTCCTGGTGGCGCCGGCTTAATTGGGGCCACTAAGGTAGCTCAAGCCAATGCAGAAGGCTATGTATTGGGTGCATTTAATGACAGCATTTTGACGATGCTACCCAATCTGCACAAGAAAATTGACTACGACTCCATTCAAAGTTTTGTGCCAGTTTCTGAAGTAGCGGCAATCACTTTCGTAATGGTAGCAAACCCATCGTTTCCAGGAAATACAGCTGCAGACCTCATTCGTATCGCTAAAGAAAATCCAGGAAAAATTGATTACGCTTCGGGCGGCAATGGCTCGCCTCAGCATATTGGCATGGAGCTCTTTCGTCAGTTTACGGGAGCACCATTGGTTCACATACCCTATCGTGGAGCGGCAGCAGCCGTAACTGATGTCATGGCAGGACAGGTACCCGTGATGATTAGCGCTTTATCTGTTGTACTTCCACATATTCGCTCAGGAAAACTAAAGGTGTTAGGTATCACCAGCAAAACGCGTTCACCTTTGCTACCAAATGCACCGACTGTCAGCGAAAGTGTTAAAGGCTATGAGTTCTCCACTTGGGGTGCAATTGTTGCGCCCAAGGGTACAACATCAGCAGTCGTTACCAAACTTAATGATTCATTGGCTTTGGCATTAAAAGATCAGAGGTTGCGAGATCAGTTAATACAGCAAGGTTTTGAATTTGCCCCTTTGGGACCAGATCATTTAAAAGAAATGATTGCACAAGGCTTGGTGAAGATGAAAAAAGTTATCAAAGATGGTGGCATTCAGCCAGATTAATTTCCAACGCACCAATAAAAAACGCCTGGTCTTTTGAACCAGGCGTTTTAGTTTCTACAGCTTGATAGCTGAGGAAATTAACGGCAATTACATCATGCCGCCCATTCCGCCCATTCCACCCATGCCGCCCATATCAGGCATACCACCACCAGCGGAATCATCCTTTGGCGCTTCGCAGATTGCGCAATCAGTAGTCAACAATAGAGCCGCAACAGATGCTGCATTCACTAATGCAGTTTTCGTTACCTTAGTTGGATCAATCACACCTTGAGCTACGAGGTCGCCGTATTCACCAGTTGCCGCGTTGTAACCGTTATTGCCCTTGCTAGCCAATACTGCGTTCACAACTACGCTGGCTTCGTCGCCTGCGTTAGAAACGATGATGCGAATTGGCTCTTCCATTGCACGCAATACGATGCTGATACCAGCGTCTTGGTCAGGATTATCGCCCTTAAGACCTTTGATACCTTGCATTGCGCGTAATAAAGCAACGCCACCGCCAGGAACAATACCTTCTTCAACCGCTGCACGAGTTGCATGCAATGCATCATCAACGCGGTCTTTCTTTTCTTTCATTTCAACTTCGGTAGCAGCACCAACACGAATCACTGCAACACCGCCTGCCAACTTGGCAACACGCTCTTGCAATTTCTCTTTATCGTAGTCGCTAGTTGCTTCTTCGATCTGAACGCGGATGTTCTTCACGCGCGCTTCGATTGCTTTAGCATCGCCAGCACCATCAATAATGATGGTATTTTCTTTGCCAATTTCGATACGCTTAGCTTGACCTAAGTGCTCAAGAGTTGTTTTCTCGAGTGTGAGGCCAATTTCTTCAGCGATTACTGTACCGCCAGTCAAGATTGCAATATCTTCCAACATGGCTTTACGACGATCGCCAAACCCTGGGGCCTTAACAGCACAAGTCTTGATGATGCCGCGAATGTTGTTCACAACTAAAGTTGCCAAGGCTTCGCCTTCAACATCTTCTGCAATGATCAGCAATGGACGACCAGACTTAGCTACTTGTTCGAGCACTGGGAGCAAATCACGAATGTTGCTAACTTTCTTGTCAAACAAGAGAACGTATGGCGTTTCTAATATGGCAACTTGCTTTTCAGGTTGGTTAATGAAGTATGGGGAGAGGTAACCGCGGTCAAACTGCATACCTTCAACAACTTCAAGCTCATCTTCCAAAGACTTACCATCTTCAACAGTGATAACGCCTTCTTTGCCTACTTTTTC from Polynucleobacter sp. AP-Elch-400A-B2 includes:
- the secF gene encoding protein translocase subunit SecF; the encoded protein is MEFFRIKKDIPFMRHALVLNAVSLITFLAAVFFLWQNGLHLSIEFTGGTVMEVSYPQTAPLDSIRSKVEKLGYADTQIQNFGSSRDVMIRLPLQKDAEGKMISSADQSAAVMQALEPATSGVKLQRVEFVGPQVGRELAIDGLMALLFVIIGIVVYLSFRFEWKFAVAGIIANLHDIVIILGFFAFFQWEFSLSVLAAVLAVLGYSVNESVVIFDRIRENFRKYRKMNTREIIDNAITSTISRTVITHGSTEMMVLAMLIFGGPTLFYFALALTIGILFGIYSSVFVAAALAMWLGVTREDLVKGDKKPDDVTRNDDPNFGAQV
- a CDS encoding 3-deoxy-D-manno-octulosonic acid transferase, with protein sequence MQYGARPKIWFAVYQLLWHLLLPFAFIRLAWRTRHSSEYLNHFSERLGFAYGKTITQGSVWIHAVSVGETRAAQPLVEAYLARGETILLTHMTLNGRRTGATLFEKAIAAGQLHQVYLPYDLCWSVANFIRTFKPKFGLFMETEAWPTIVFYCAEIGLPLFLVNARLSERSARRVKRFGDAGRSLFQAFSGILAQTQLDADRYRSLGVKQVKIVGNLKFDVPLDPSLVQQGKAWKQELHSKQRLMVCAASTRDGEEVIILKAWKDLLLGNTFEIAPLLCLVPRHPERFSEVANQIEDAGLTFRCRTEWIDTPKDDANVDVILGDSMGEMPMYYSAADLVVMGGSLLPFGGQNLIEACAAGCPVLLGEHTYNFQQATLDAIEMGAAKRIQGEPNAIVEALKEMLLNTAELAKMSNAAKSYALEHQGATQKIMAALEDLN
- the purB gene encoding adenylosuccinate lyase — translated: MSQPISTLNALSPLDGRYAGKLDALRPWLSEAAFMRQRVFVEIHWLLALASAGLPDVPKISAADEAFLLSLPENFSDADAQRIKDIEAVTNHDVKAVEYFLKEKVAGRPDLLKASEFIHFACTSEDINNTSHGLMLRGARDEVLLPQLRKVLTVLTDLAIENARVPLLSRTHGQPASPSTLGKELANIAKRLERAIAMIAAVPLLGKMNGAVGNYNAHLSAYPHFDWENFSKNVVEKRLGLSFNPYTIQIEPHDGMAELFDAIARANTILLDMDRDFWAYISIGYFKQRTKVGEIGSSTMPHKVNPIDFENSEGNLGVANALLRHLAEKLPISRWQRDLTDSTVLRNLGPAFGHSVLAYDSALRGLGKLEVNHAAIAADLDACWEVLAEPVQTVMRRYGIENPYEQLKELTRGKGINQADLQTFIRSLKIPDDAKTLLLEMTPSSYLGKAVELTERLKK
- a CDS encoding glutathione S-transferase N-terminal domain-containing protein; the encoded protein is MKLIGSLTSPYVRKVRIVFLEKKVDLDLELENVWAADTKIALNNPLGKVPCLLLDDGEVIYDSRVIAEYADTLSPVGKLIPTGSRERATVKTWETLADGVQDAGILARLEATLRPPEQQSPAWIERQMGKINASLAQMSRELGENAWCHSNQMTLADIAVGCALGYLLFRFPNIAWQAQYPNLDALYQKLMQRPSFVETAPPAA
- the mnmA gene encoding tRNA 2-thiouridine(34) synthase MnmA; translation: MIPLNSVAIPASKPSKVVVGMSGGVDSSVAAWMLKQQGYEVIGLFMKNWEDDDSDEYCSARQDWLDVVSVADLIGIDVEAVNFAAEYRERVFAEFLREYAAGRTPNPDVLCNAEIKFKAFLDLAISLGADAIATGHYARVRHEGGRVQLLKALDASKDQSYFLHRLTQSQLANVLFPLGEIPKTEVRKIAKQIGLHNAAKKDSTGICFIGERPFREFLNRYLPRTPGPIKTSEGKTVGEHMGLAFFTLGQRKGIGLGGSQDGNGDAWYVARKDIANNTLYVAQGHEHPWLLANQLSTIDASWVAGVAPTSGQYSAKTRYRQADSPCTLTAGVTRPLSFELTFPQAQWAVTPGQSAVLYDGDICLGGGIISA
- a CDS encoding Re/Si-specific NAD(P)(+) transhydrogenase subunit alpha, giving the protein MRIGVPLEIRHGETRVAATPETVKKLIGQGHTVVIQKDAGVTASQPDSAYEAVGATIGSAADAFSAEIVLKVRAPEAAELKQIRSGSVLIGMLDPFDNDNIAAMAAQGVTAFSLEAAPRTTRAQSMDVLSSQANIAGYKAVMVAANEYQRFMPMLMTAAGTVKAARVLILGAGVAGLQAIATAKRLGAVIEASDVRPAAKEQIESLGAKFVDVPYETDEEREIAKGVGGYARPMPEAWMKRQAALVAERAQQADIVITTALIPGRKPPVLLHSDTVANMKPGSIVIDLAAGRGDNGSGNCPLTQEDKIVEKNGVKIIGYSNLASMVAADASALYARNLLDFMKLIVDPEAKLVIPTDDDIVTACLMCRDGQAIRKN
- a CDS encoding proton-translocating transhydrogenase family protein, with protein sequence MDLAAFQSILTVQNITVFVLAIFVGYQVVWNVTPALHTPLMAVTNAISGIIIVGALLQTEVIGGDEITLTSIIGAVAVFLASINIFGGFMVTRRMLEMFKKKAPKADATGTK
- a CDS encoding NAD(P)(+) transhydrogenase (Re/Si-specific) subunit beta — protein: MSNITAISYLISSVLFILALRGLSSPTTSRQGNTFGMIGMLLAVITTFMIPDFKPVFSLIIGAIVAGAIIGILAAKRVQMTKMPELVALMHSFVGLSAVLIAIAAVFNPAQDHTGAQKIELFIGAFIGAITFTASIIAFGKLSGKVSGKSVTFAGQHLLNLILAIAMVSGGVMYFMTGSHEAFLVMCAIALVLGITLIIPIGGADMPVVVSMLNSYSGWAAAGIGFTLNNPVLIIAGACVGSSGAILSYIMCKAMNRSILAVLLGGFGAEASAGGADDGGPKNYKTGSPEDAAFLMENADTVVIVPGYGLAVARAQHALKELTEKLTHHGVTVKYAIHPVAGRMPGHMNVLLAEAEVPYDQVFEMEDINSDFGQADVVLVLGANDVVNPAARTPGSPIFGMPILEAYKAKTIIVNKRSMAAGYAGLDNELFYMDKTMMVFGDAKKVVEDMVKSVS
- a CDS encoding tripartite tricarboxylate transporter substrate binding protein, which encodes MKIKKRLLLVMGLIWIGSAQAQNTYPNRPIQMIMPLQAGSGVDILMRPIAQKMSENLGQAITIENLPGGAGLIGATKVAQANAEGYVLGAFNDSILTMLPNLHKKIDYDSIQSFVPVSEVAAITFVMVANPSFPGNTAADLIRIAKENPGKIDYASGGNGSPQHIGMELFRQFTGAPLVHIPYRGAAAAVTDVMAGQVPVMISALSVVLPHIRSGKLKVLGITSKTRSPLLPNAPTVSESVKGYEFSTWGAIVAPKGTTSAVVTKLNDSLALALKDQRLRDQLIQQGFEFAPLGPDHLKEMIAQGLVKMKKVIKDGGIQPD
- the groL gene encoding chaperonin GroEL (60 kDa chaperone family; promotes refolding of misfolded polypeptides especially under stressful conditions; forms two stacked rings of heptamers to form a barrel-shaped 14mer; ends can be capped by GroES; misfolded proteins enter the barrel where they are refolded when GroES binds) yields the protein MAAKDVVFGDNARTKMVEGVNILANAVKVTLGPKGRNVVIERSFGGPIITKDGVSVAKEIELKDKLQNMGAQMVKEVASKTNDIAGDGTTTATVLAQSIVREGMKYVVSGHNPMDLKRGIDKAVTAALEELKKISKPCTTTKEIAQVGSISANSDQSIGQRIAEAMEKVGKEGVITVEDGKSLEDELEVVEGMQFDRGYLSPYFINQPEKQVAILETPYVLLFDKKVSNIRDLLPVLEQVAKSGRPLLIIAEDVEGEALATLVVNNIRGIIKTCAVKAPGFGDRRKAMLEDIAILTGGTVIAEEIGLTLEKTTLEHLGQAKRIEIGKENTIIIDGAGDAKAIEARVKNIRVQIEEATSDYDKEKLQERVAKLAGGVAVIRVGAATEVEMKEKKDRVDDALHATRAAVEEGIVPGGGVALLRAMQGIKGLKGDNPDQDAGISIVLRAMEEPIRIIVSNAGDEASVVVNAVLASKGNNGYNAATGEYGDLVAQGVIDPTKVTKTALVNAASVAALLLTTDCAICEAPKDDSAGGGMPDMGGMGGMGGMGGMM